The nucleotide window ACCTTTCCATTCCCGAAAATATTATTTATAATGGCAGCAGGATGGAAGCTGAAATTTCAGATTACGATTTCAGCAATGAAAATTTTTCAAAACTGATAAAGATATTATCTTCATTAGGAAGCTGTAACCTTTACAGAATTTTAAACACCTCCTCCACAGACCCGATTTATTTTATGGGTGAAAAGGTGAGGATAAGGCAACTTTCCTATAAAAAATCCGATTCCGCTTCCATCATCTGTGAAAGCTTCCTGGAATCCAAAAGAAAAGGTAAGTCTTCACTCCTGATGAGAGATAATCACTCCGGGGAACCACTCTACTCTTTCGAGCTTGATTATCATATCATTGCAAAAGATACGTTTAAACTTTTTTACAAAGACTATTTCAATGATGCTCCTGTGGAATATTACGATGAAAATCTTCCCGAAGGCAGGATTATAATAGAAAATGAACATAAATTTACCGTTTTACTCAATCCTTTTACGCCTAATCAATGTAAAGGTCATTTTGAAAACTACCCCATTGTACCTTCTGTTTTTATCATGAATTGTACGTTAAGGGAAATCCTTAATTTCATGGGAAATACCGGCACGTATGAAATAGACAATCTGGAAGGTTTTGCAAGCAAGGCTATGCCGACAGGAATAGAATACAGGATTGAAATTTCTCACCAGCAGTTTTTAAAAAATCTTATTTTTTTCAAATGTGAAATAAAAGATCTGCTGGGAACACCATATGCCATTATTATAGTCAACCTGAGATCAACTGATAAAAAATAAATTTCACAGCCCTGTATTTAAATGCAGGGCTGCTTTTACCACCTAAATCATTGAATTTCTAATAGCCTTTTTGTAAATTGGGCTAAAAATAAAATACACCAATTACTCATTGAAATGGAAAAACACGCAATCTCATCAGATGGACAGAAAATTCATTATAAAGAATCAGGCAACGGAAATACAACTTTAATTTTTATCCATGGATGGCTCGGCAACACCGAGTGGTGGGAAGGTCAGAGGAAATATTTAAAAAACCAATATCATATTGTTTTGATGGATCTTGCCGGACACGGAAAATCTGATTCATCCAGAAAAGAATGGACAAGTGCCCGATATGCCGATGATATTAAAGCCGTTGCTGATGCTGTTCATGCCCGGGAAATAATTCTTGTGGGACATTCAATGTCCGGAGCCTATGTTTTGGAAGCTTCTTTGAAAATTCCGGCTGTAAAAGCTATAATTCTGATAGATACATTGAAAAACCTCGACGAATCATTTACTGAGCAGCAAGCTGAAGAAGTGCTCTCTCAATACAGGAAAGACTTCAAATACACTGTGGAAAGCTTTCTGCCGCAATTTTTATTTGCAGAAGGAACTCCACCGGATGTAAAAGAAAGAGTACAGCGCGAATTCCTTCAAAATGAACCTGAATTGGCCATCAATGCTCTGTGGCCTTTATATAAAACAGACTTCAAAACAATTGCAAAACAGATTCAGGTACCCGTTATAGCTATTAATTCAGATGCTTCTCCCACGCATTTGGAAAACAACCGGAAATATCTGAAAAACTATGATTATGTAACCATTGAAGGCGTTGGGCATTACCCTATGCTGGAAAAGCCGGAAGAGTTTAACAGGATACTTGATCAGGTCATAAAAAGATTAGACTAAGAAACCAATAAACAATCAATATGCAGAATACCCGAATTTTCGCAATGCCTTTTGCAAGTGTTTATCCACATTACATTCAAAAAGCGGAAAGAAAAGGACGTACAAAATCAGAAGTTCATGAGATTATATTCTGGCTAACCGGATATAATGAAAAAGAACTTCAGGAACTATTAGATCATAAAACTGATCTGAAAACATTTTTCGAAAAAGCTCCCCGGATCAATCCGAATGTTTCACTGATCAAAGGTCTCATTTGCGGATATCGTGTGGAGGAAATTGAAGATGAACTGATGAGAAATATACGATATCTGGATAAATTGATTGATGAGCTGGCAAAAGGAAAGAAAATGGAGAAAATATTAAGAAATGCCTGAAGATAAATTCTGAATGATCTTAAAAGCGCTCTTATACACTTTATAAAACCTGAAAATTTCTTTTCCAATTCAAAAAACTTCCCGAAATTAGCGGTCTGTGCGTTAAATACTATCAATGAAATAAAAATTTAAATTACAACATACAGCAAAACTTAGTATAAGTTTTCTTCGGGGCAGGGTGAAATTCCCTACCGGCGGTTACAGTCCGCGACTCCCTTTTTTTGAAGGGACTGATCTGGTGAAATTCCGGAACCGACAGTTAAAGTCTGGATGGGAGAAGAAAATGAGATGATCAGTAAGATTCCTTATGGACTCTTATTGTATCGTATTTCATTTCCATGTACCGAAGACTATTTTAACTTTTAAAAGTAAAATAACATGGAAAAATTATTGGAACAATTCGGAGCAAACTCCAGAGAACGTGTAGAAAAAGCACTTACAACGTTACAGCAGGGAAAAGGTATTCTTTTAGTAGATGATGAAAACCGCGAAAATGAAGGTGATATCATCTTTCCCGCTTCCACAATTACAGAACAGGACATGGCGCTTCTGATCCGCGAATGCAGCGGCATCGTCTGCCTATGCATTTCTGAGGAAAAAAGCCGTCACCTCAACCTTCGTCCGATGGTGGAAACCAACAACTCAAAAAACCAGACCGCATTCACAATTTCCATTGAAGCCAGAGAAGGCGTAGAGTCCGGTGTTTCAGCCAAAGACCGTGTCACAACAATCAGAACAGCTGTAGCATCAGATGCACAGGCAGAGCATATTGCAAGTCCTGGCCACGTTTTTCCTCTGATCGCCAGAAAAGGTGGTGTATTTGAAAGACGCGGTCATACCGAAGGCAGTGTAGATCTTGTAAAAATGGCTAATCTGGGTGACGATGCCGTACTTTGTGAACTGACAAACGAAGACGGCTCTATGGCAAGACTTCCTGAAATTGTGGACTTTGCCAACAGAAAAGGGATGAGCGTGGTGACCATCGAAGATATTTATGCTTACCGCAAAATGGTAATGAGCAATTAAACTTAAACATTTTTAGCGCACAGAGCCGCCTGTTGATATGATCAGCAGGCGGTTTTTGCAAATATTCAATTAAAAACAAAATAAATTAACATTTGAATACTATTTTTTAATTATTTTTAACAAAAATTTCTGACTATGAAAAAATCTTTACTCCTTTTATTAGGAGCATCTGCCATGTTCTCTGCGCAGATTACGCTTACAAAAGCAGCCAATGACCCTATTGCCGGGAATGTTGTTAATTACAATATTGTAAACGGAGGCGTAAATAACTCCGCAACTGGTGCTAATACAACATTTTCAAATGGAGGACTTACGATGGGAGCTTCATCACAAACAACCTATTTGACGCCAACTTCTGCTGAAATCACAACTTTTCCTGGTTCAACCATTAAAATGTTAGATGGAACAACAACTGTTTACTACAAAGCTTCTTCTACCAAACTGGAAATCACGGGAATTGTAAACCCTCAGGCCACCCTGAACTTTAGTGTGGACAACGGTACCTATATCAGTTATCCACTAACTTACGGACCTGCACAAAACGACACAGCCAAAGGAATATTTTCTTCATCTTCCGCCAACGGATTGTTCAGCGGGACAATGACTGCCATTGCTGACGCGTATGGAACCCTGATTATAGGAAATCAAACATACAGCAACGTGCTTAGAGTAAAATATACACAGAATTTTAATCTGTATCCGTCTTTTGATGTTACTTATTCTAACTCTATAGGAACACTTACCAATACTGCTTATGCGTATTATGATGCTTCTCACAGATATGCGCTGCTAAGTTCTACAAGTGGAAATATCAGTATTCCATTGTTGAGCATTAGCCAGACAGTAGCCACTGCATTAGCTTTGAACGAAACATTCCTGTCAACCAGCAATGCCGTGAAAAAAGAAAATCTGACTGTTTATCCTAACCCTGCACAGGACTTTATTGGTTTTAAAGGAAATACGGATAATTATTCCAAAGCAAATATTTACAGTCTGGACGGAAAGCTGGTTAAAACGTCAGATATAAAATCCGGAAACGTACAGATCTCAGATCTTCCGCCAGCGTCTTACTTCATTGAGATCAGTGGAAAAAATACTACAGACACCAAAAATACAAAATTCATCAAGAAATAATAAAGCAAAATCCCCGCTCCTACAAGTGAGCGGGGATTTCTTATTAACATTCAAATGAGCATCTAAAAAGTTGCTGCAGGGGCTGTTTCATTATTAAGCTTTCGCTGGATATCGGTCTTTTTTCCTTTGGAGAAATCGTAACTCAGCCCTAATACAAACATAGATTTATTATTCATAATCTGAGTATGAACTCTGTAATCTACCAGACTTTCCGGTAGACTTTTCGTTTTATATTCCGAAGGCATTCCTATCCAATACATTCCTGTGGAAAATGTCCAGTTTCTATGTTTGTAACTGACAAAAATATTATTCTGGTTTTCATTCGTATTCAGGAAAGCACCGCTAAGGCTGTACACCGGAATATTAATCTGATATTGAACAGAAAAAGATTTATACTCCGAAGAAACTACAAAATAATTTCCTAAATAATCATTTTTAATTAAAGCACCGCTACTTGTTCTCACAGTTTCAGAAGTAGGCGTGATCACAGCTTTTACTACAAGCAGATTGTTTCCGAAAGGTTTATAAGATCCTGTAAGCTGTACACCATACCGCTGTCCTTTTTTACCATTCTCATAAGTAAGTGCATAGCCTCCCAACACATCATCCTGAACATAATACTGATTGATTATCCTGTTGGTATAACGGTAAAATAATCCCGCATTAAAATCAAAATATTTATTGTTAAAAGAATAGGTCAGGTTATTGGAAAATACCTGTTGAGATTCTAAGAAAGGATTTCCTCTCTGAACAACATTGGGTGCCAATTGTACCACATTGCTGCTTAAAGCATTACTCCACGGGCTCACCGGATTGTAACCGGATGTAAAGCGAAGATTCTGATTGCTTTTAATCTGATACGCTAAAATAACCTTTGGAGTAAAAGTCCACTCATCAAAAGTATTTTCTGCACTTTTATTGTGAATATTCGTAAGACCTGCACCGATACGATAGCTGAATTGATCAACTTTTCCCGAAAATTCAGTATAAAAATACTGCTCCAGATAATTAACACTGTATTGGGAATATCCGGCAAGGTTATTCAGATCGTTGGAAATGGAAGACCTTGAAATACGATATCCGGATGAAAGCTTTCCTGCTTTGAAATCATGAGTATGGGCCAGCTCTCCTACCAGGCTCGTCTGCTTTGCTTTAAGCATCATATCATTATCATACACCGACAGACCTGAACCTACAATCCACTCGCTGGCTGTTTCGGAAGTATTGGTAGTATAGTGAGATCCTACTACGTTAATGCTCAGCTCATCTTTTTCCCCAATCTTTTTCGAATAGTAAAGATCCAGCTTGGGAATTACATAATCTGAGCCATTATTTTTAAACATTGCATGTTCCTCTTTCAGGGCATCTTCAGTAAATACACTCTGCCCTGTTCCTTTTGAAAACCTGCTGAAAATATCCATATTCAACTTTACCTGAAAAGCATAATCATCAGGAACGAGCCTGGTGTAACGCAAGGCGATATTCTGGAAAGTATAGCCGAAATGATCCTTCCTGTTTTCGTCTGAACGGTAATGTTTACCGTTCAGCTGATAATCATAGATACTGTTTACCCTTCTGTCGTTATAGTCCCTCAGATTCACGGAATATTCCAACCCGAAATTATTTTTCCCTTTTGTATAATTGGCATAGGCAGATCCATTCACAAAACCAGTATCCAAAGCTGTGGAAACGTCAGCTCCAAAAACATATCCTGTTTCCGTAGACCTTGTCAGAATATTCACTACAGTATCAGCTCGTGTTGCCCATCTTGCCGGCGGTATATCATAATACTCCACCTTTATTACTTCACTGGGCGCCACACTCCGGATCTGCATATCCGTAGCTTCAATTCCGTTGATAAGAAATAATGTTGTTCCTCCTTTTGTACTGGTAATCGTATTCGCTACCGGATCCAGTTGTAACTCCGGAAGAGTACGAAGCAGATCTTTTGCGTACCGGGCTTTCTCAAGAGCCTCTTTATCAAAGGTATAAACCGCTTTATCCGCAAACTGTTTTTTCCGCTGAGATTTTAAAATAACTTCCTGAATTTCTTTGGTAGCCGCCATATCAGCCGTATCACTTTTCTTCTCCTGAGAGAATATGAAAGCTCCACAAAGGAAGAAAATGGTATATATAGTTTTTTTCATTTCTGAAGATGAATTGTACCATTAAAACAACCCATCTCTTATGTTTATTACATTGATAACAACTCATTAAAAAAATATTCATAATTTCATTTAAATTTTAATTATTATGTTAAATTCAGCCCGTTTTTTGCTGATTATTCGTTACACTGCAAAATATAAAGTCATGAAAAAGTTACTTATATTAATTCCGTGCTTTCTGTTTTCCGAATTGGAGGCACAGGAAATCCCCAACAGTTCGGCAGAAAAGATGAATATCATCAAAACCAATGTCACGGCGTATGCATTCAGAAATATCAATCTGTCTTATGAACGGGCCATCAACCAGTGGTTTTCTGTGAATATCGGTTTTGGAACTATGCCGGAAGGAAAAGTGCCTTTCATTAATACTTTTCTGAAAGATGAAGATGAGAAAAGATTCCAGAATCTTAGAGTAAAAGCAACCAATTTCACCATTGAACCAAGATTTTACATCGGTAAAGGATATGGCAAAGGATTTTATTTTGCGCCTTATTACCGTTACTCCAGCGTCACTTCCAATAC belongs to Chryseobacterium gleum and includes:
- a CDS encoding T9SS type A sorting domain-containing protein → MKKSLLLLLGASAMFSAQITLTKAANDPIAGNVVNYNIVNGGVNNSATGANTTFSNGGLTMGASSQTTYLTPTSAEITTFPGSTIKMLDGTTTVYYKASSTKLEITGIVNPQATLNFSVDNGTYISYPLTYGPAQNDTAKGIFSSSSANGLFSGTMTAIADAYGTLIIGNQTYSNVLRVKYTQNFNLYPSFDVTYSNSIGTLTNTAYAYYDASHRYALLSSTSGNISIPLLSISQTVATALALNETFLSTSNAVKKENLTVYPNPAQDFIGFKGNTDNYSKANIYSLDGKLVKTSDIKSGNVQISDLPPASYFIEISGKNTTDTKNTKFIKK
- a CDS encoding DUF2200 domain-containing protein — protein: MQNTRIFAMPFASVYPHYIQKAERKGRTKSEVHEIIFWLTGYNEKELQELLDHKTDLKTFFEKAPRINPNVSLIKGLICGYRVEEIEDELMRNIRYLDKLIDELAKGKKMEKILRNA
- a CDS encoding DUF3575 domain-containing protein, whose amino-acid sequence is MKKLLILIPCFLFSELEAQEIPNSSAEKMNIIKTNVTAYAFRNINLSYERAINQWFSVNIGFGTMPEGKVPFINTFLKDEDEKRFQNLRVKATNFTIEPRFYIGKGYGKGFYFAPYYRYSSVTSNTFDFYYDYKGPGGVTYQIPIKGQGDTKGNSGGLMVGVQFFLTRSQNLVLDFWIAGAHYGSGKGDFTMTSDYVLTPDMQAQLKKEIENLDIPFVKYTVETNANGARIKVDGPWAGFRSGLSIGYRF
- the ribB gene encoding 3,4-dihydroxy-2-butanone-4-phosphate synthase gives rise to the protein MEKLLEQFGANSRERVEKALTTLQQGKGILLVDDENRENEGDIIFPASTITEQDMALLIRECSGIVCLCISEEKSRHLNLRPMVETNNSKNQTAFTISIEAREGVESGVSAKDRVTTIRTAVASDAQAEHIASPGHVFPLIARKGGVFERRGHTEGSVDLVKMANLGDDAVLCELTNEDGSMARLPEIVDFANRKGMSVVTIEDIYAYRKMVMSN
- a CDS encoding TonB-dependent receptor domain-containing protein codes for the protein MKKTIYTIFFLCGAFIFSQEKKSDTADMAATKEIQEVILKSQRKKQFADKAVYTFDKEALEKARYAKDLLRTLPELQLDPVANTITSTKGGTTLFLINGIEATDMQIRSVAPSEVIKVEYYDIPPARWATRADTVVNILTRSTETGYVFGADVSTALDTGFVNGSAYANYTKGKNNFGLEYSVNLRDYNDRRVNSIYDYQLNGKHYRSDENRKDHFGYTFQNIALRYTRLVPDDYAFQVKLNMDIFSRFSKGTGQSVFTEDALKEEHAMFKNNGSDYVIPKLDLYYSKKIGEKDELSINVVGSHYTTNTSETASEWIVGSGLSVYDNDMMLKAKQTSLVGELAHTHDFKAGKLSSGYRISRSSISNDLNNLAGYSQYSVNYLEQYFYTEFSGKVDQFSYRIGAGLTNIHNKSAENTFDEWTFTPKVILAYQIKSNQNLRFTSGYNPVSPWSNALSSNVVQLAPNVVQRGNPFLESQQVFSNNLTYSFNNKYFDFNAGLFYRYTNRIINQYYVQDDVLGGYALTYENGKKGQRYGVQLTGSYKPFGNNLLVVKAVITPTSETVRTSSGALIKNDYLGNYFVVSSEYKSFSVQYQINIPVYSLSGAFLNTNENQNNIFVSYKHRNWTFSTGMYWIGMPSEYKTKSLPESLVDYRVHTQIMNNKSMFVLGLSYDFSKGKKTDIQRKLNNETAPAATF
- a CDS encoding alpha/beta fold hydrolase, whose product is MEKHAISSDGQKIHYKESGNGNTTLIFIHGWLGNTEWWEGQRKYLKNQYHIVLMDLAGHGKSDSSRKEWTSARYADDIKAVADAVHAREIILVGHSMSGAYVLEASLKIPAVKAIILIDTLKNLDESFTEQQAEEVLSQYRKDFKYTVESFLPQFLFAEGTPPDVKERVQREFLQNEPELAINALWPLYKTDFKTIAKQIQVPVIAINSDASPTHLENNRKYLKNYDYVTIEGVGHYPMLEKPEEFNRILDQVIKRLD